In one Myotis daubentonii chromosome 1, mMyoDau2.1, whole genome shotgun sequence genomic region, the following are encoded:
- the SPON2 gene encoding spondin-2 — protein sequence MEIRTPAAAQGRALWALLLATLGTTAGQPLGGDSVCTARPLAKYSITFTGKWSQTAFPKQYPLFRPPAQWSSLLGAAHSSDYSMWRENQYASNGLRDFAERGEAWALMKEIEAAGEKLQSVHEVFSAPAVPSGMGHTSSEFEVHARHSLVSFVVRIVPSPDWFVGVDSLDLCDGNRWREQVTVDLYPHDAGTDSGFTFSSPNFATIPQDTVTEITSSSPSHPANSFYYPRLKALPPIARVTLVRLRQSPRAFVPPAVELGGRGNEIGDSLSAPETPLDCEVSLWSSWGLCEGLCGKLGAKTRTRYVRVQPANHGAPCPELAEEAECVPDNCV from the exons ATGGAAATCCGGACCCCTGCCGCCGCCCAGGGCAGGGCCCTCTGGGCTCTCCTACTGGCCACACTTGGCACCACAGCCGGCCAGCCACTGGGGGGAGACTCCGTGTGTACGGCCCGGCCCCTGGCCAAGTACAGCATCACCTTCACGGGCAAGTGGAGCCAGACAGCCTTTCCCAAGCAGTACCCGCTGTTCCGGCCGCCCGCGCAATGGTCATCCCTGCTGG GGGCAGCGCACAGCTCTGACTACAGCATGTGGCGGGAGAACCAGTACGCCAGCAATGGGCTGAGGGACTTCGCGGAGCGGGGTGAGGCCTGGGCCCTGATGAAGGAGATTGAGGCGGCCGGAGAGAAGCTCCAGAGCGTGCACGAGGTGTTCTCCGCACCCGCCGTGCCCAGCGGCATGGGGCACACCTCCTCGGAGTTCGAGGTCCACGCCAGGCACTCACTG GTGTCCTTTGTGGTCCGAATTGTCCCCAGCCCCGACTGGTTTGTGGGCGTCGACAGTCTGGACCTGTGTGATGGGAACCGTTGGAGGGAGCAGGTCACCGTGGACCTTTACCCACATGACGCGGGGACAGACAGCGGCTTCACCTTCTCCTCCCCCAACTTCGCGACCATCCCGCAGGACACAGTGACCGAG ATaacctcctcctctcccagccaCCCGGCAAACTCCTTCTACTACCCACGGCTgaaggccctgccccccatcGCCAGGGTGACCCTGGTGCGTCTCCGGCAGAGCCCCAGGGCCTTCGTGCCTCCCGCCGTAGAGCTGGGCGGCAGGGGCAACGAGATCGGGGACAGCCTCTCGG CTCCAGAAACGCCGCTGGACTGCGAGGTCTCCCTCTGGTCCTCCTGGGGGCTGTGCGAAGGTCTGTGCGGGAAGCTGGGAGCCAAGACCAGGACTCGCTATGTCCGTGTGCAGCCTGCCAACCACGGGGCGCCCTGCCCCGAGCTTGCAGAGGAGGCGGAGTGCGTCCCTGACAACTGTGTGTGA